A stretch of the Uranotaenia lowii strain MFRU-FL chromosome 3, ASM2978415v1, whole genome shotgun sequence genome encodes the following:
- the LOC129758148 gene encoding uncharacterized protein LOC129758148, giving the protein MYRMKRSSRQNSTKKTAAKRQKRDKEDEKVESVSPPEQALEESDSVIYIGTISYPPPATETVSLISGLELCSDGIDQIFGNESKFNLSDGEEENSTSSAVVDQQLSFPESPTNNQNVIESGEYHLRSNEILATEATNNEPESA; this is encoded by the exons atgtACAG AATGAAGCGATCCAGCAGacaaaattcaaccaaaaagACAGCAGCAAAACGTCAAAAGCGAGACAAAGAGGATGAAAAAGTTGAAAGCGTTAGTCCTCCGGAACAGGCATTGGAAGAGTCAGATTCCGTGATATATATTGGGACCATAAGCTATCCTCCTCCGGCGACGGAAACCGTCAGTTTAATCAGTGGGCTCGAGTTGTGCAGCGATGGAATAgatcaaatttttggaaatgaatctaaatttaatCTCTCAGATGGCGAGGAAGAGAATAGCACTTCGTCAGCGGTGGTTGATCAGCAGCTTTCGTTCCCCGAGTCTCCAACCAACAATCAAAATGTTATAGAATCTGGTGAATATCACTTGAGATCCAATGAAATCCTTGCTACAGAAGCAACTAACAACGAACCAGAAAGTGCTTAA